A genomic segment from Diospyros lotus cultivar Yz01 chromosome 5, ASM1463336v1, whole genome shotgun sequence encodes:
- the LOC127802890 gene encoding uncharacterized protein LOC127802890, translated as MERGESILDAIFEEDNFEDVQDVEMMDVEEGELVEQDPEIGLGKQIGGDANAVKSGSSNNKRRRRSNKKNRRKKGSSGQNVTDINRFVLDVCRCLKERKTYLVYTAVGSLGVSALSDLVKEVEAIQACGGQKTADGRRFRNGGGILWNILKTRDSNAYKEIMKKGKEFEKQFRQPNVRQDTMHKQAASPIRTDNANTDGTLPPDGSQLVPHVENQLEQSNVEGNRVSVHDRMRMLVKYDDLPGEEDHQPPGKEGTKR; from the exons ATGGAGAGAGGGGAGAGCATATTAGATGCCATATTTGAGGAGGATAACTTTGAAGATGTCCAAGATGTGGAAATGATGGATGTAGAAGAAGGAGAATTGGTGGAGCAGGATCCAGAGATTGGATTGGGAAAACAAATTGGTGGAGATGCTAATGCAGTGAAATCTGGATCTAGCAATAACAAACGCAGACGTAGGAGCAAtaagaagaatagaagaaagaaaggcagTTCAGGGCAAAATGTGACGGATATTAACAG GTTTGTTTTAGATGTTTGTAGATGcttgaaagagagaaaaacgTACCTGGTGTACACTGCAGTGGGTAGCCTGGGTGTATCTGCTTTGAGCGATCTTGTCAAAGAG GTGGAGGCAATTCAAGCATGTGGAGGTCAGAAGACTGCTGATGGCCGACGATTTAGAAATGGTGGTGGCATATTATGGAATATTCTAAAAACACGAGACTCAAATGCTTATAAAGAGATAATGAAGAAGGGGAAGGAGTTTGAG AAGCAATTCAGGCAACCAAATGTCAGGCAAGACACGATGCATAAACAGGCGGCTTCTCCCATAAGAACGGACAATGCGAACACAGATGGGACTCTGCCTCCAGATGGTTCACAACTAGTACCTCATGTGGAAAACCAACTTGAACAGAGTAATGTTGAGGGGAACCGTGTTTCTGTTCATGATAGGATGAGGATGCTGGTTAAATATGACGACCTGCCTGGAGAGGAAGATCATCAACCGCCCGGAAAGGAGGGAACCAAAAGATAA